A single window of Scyliorhinus torazame isolate Kashiwa2021f chromosome 29, sScyTor2.1, whole genome shotgun sequence DNA harbors:
- the LOC140404137 gene encoding uncharacterized protein C1orf94-like, with translation MLAKLELVHAQKDAKCSFPLGPYPRYTWIHEDTPEDGLDKTCYEIWKRVQQLSAQLDSSQKEARREAEASRSEADPETADAGEGAKGTLEEKVPDSCGKDDVSLLVHLEYMSIIGENANMELHQPKPGEKFPAGSALERSVRKEMGLPGSSVEPLDKGSFLNNMLKSISGTEQAPNKCGLAKEEATELKLAKCNPNDMLQLESNTCGSVASNKEICQLLAQFSLKHINEAEAPDNKVVMEEAQIIKDFLQNNMFSSAGDKKVETSPPAPGMRGISGGAGPEAAAVFAKLCEEPVPP, from the coding sequence ATGCTGGCAAAGCTCGAGCTGGTCCACGCCCAGAAAGACGCCAAGTGCTCCTTCCCTTTGGGGCCCTACCCGCGCTACACCTGGATCCACGAGGACACGCCCGAGGATGGCCTGGACAAAACCTGCTACGAGATCTGGAAGCGGGTCCAGCAGCTGTCGGCCCAGCTGGATTCGAGCCAGAAGGAGGCGCGGCGGGAGGCCGAGGCGAGCAGGAGCGAGGCCGACCCGGAGACGGCCGACGCCGGTGAAGGTGCCAAGGGGACTCTGGAGGAGAAGGTGCCAGACAGCTGCGGCAAAGATGACGTTTCTCTGCTGGTGCATTTGGAATACATGAGCATAATAGGTGAAAACGCCAATATGGAACTCCATCAGCCCAAACCAGGCGAGAAATTTCCGGCAGGGTCTGCCCTGGAACGTTCCGTAAGAAAAGAAATGGGCCTACCAGGCTCCAGTGTGGAGCCGCTGGATAAGGGCAGCTTTTTGAACAATATGTTGAAATCCATCAGTGGCACAGAGCAGGCGCCCAACAAATGTGGCCTGGCCAAGGAAGAGGCAACAGAATTGAAGCTAGCAAAATGCAACCCGAACGACATGCTTCAGCTCGAATCCAACACGTGCGGCTCAGTGGCCTCGAACAAGGAGATCTGCCAACTCCTCGCCCAGTTCTCCCTGAAGCACATCAACGAGGCCGAGGCCCCCGACAATAAAGTGGTGATGGAGGAGGCTCAGATCATCAAGGACTTTCTCCAGAACAACATGTTCAGCTCCGCCGGGGACAAGAAGGTGGAGACGTCGCCGCCCGCCCCTGGCATGCGGGGAATCTCAGGAGGAGCAGGCCCGGAGGCAGCTGCCGTCTTTGCCAAGCTGTGCGAGGAGCCAGTGCCTCCCTAA